A window of Rubricoccus marinus contains these coding sequences:
- a CDS encoding GLPGLI family protein: MRHLVLLLALFLSVPALAQEGTVRYEITTRLDIELPPEMQHMADQFPSTMTASKLLHFDESSSLLVAAPEAEEEDEDFSSGGMRVMFRRAQEENALYVDRDAGTSVEKRDFMGRTFLIDGEPEPLAWRLTDEQSEFLGYPCMKATAMRDTVAVEAWFTPEIPVSAGPEDFGGLPGLILVLTLDDARQTFIAREVTLEPLAEGTIAAPEDGRRVTEEEFTTIMKEKIEEMQKAYGGRRGGFTIRG, translated from the coding sequence ATGCGTCACCTGGTACTCCTCCTCGCCCTGTTCCTGTCTGTCCCGGCCCTCGCGCAAGAGGGGACCGTCCGCTACGAGATCACGACGCGGCTCGACATCGAGCTTCCTCCAGAGATGCAGCACATGGCGGACCAGTTTCCGTCCACGATGACGGCCTCGAAACTGCTCCACTTTGACGAGAGCTCGTCGCTGCTCGTCGCCGCCCCAGAGGCCGAAGAGGAGGACGAAGACTTCTCCTCGGGCGGGATGCGCGTGATGTTCCGCCGCGCCCAGGAGGAGAACGCGCTCTACGTGGACCGCGACGCGGGCACGAGCGTCGAGAAGCGGGACTTCATGGGCCGCACGTTCCTCATCGACGGCGAGCCGGAGCCTCTGGCGTGGCGCCTCACCGACGAGCAGAGCGAGTTCCTGGGGTACCCATGCATGAAAGCGACTGCCATGCGCGACACCGTCGCTGTCGAGGCGTGGTTCACGCCGGAGATACCCGTCTCGGCCGGCCCCGAGGACTTCGGTGGCCTGCCCGGCCTCATCCTCGTGCTCACCCTGGACGACGCGCGCCAGACGTTTATCGCACGCGAGGTCACGTTGGAGCCTCTGGCGGAGGGCACCATCGCCGCGCCGGAAGACGGCCGCCGCGTGACGGAGGAGGAGTTCACGACCATCATGAAGGAGAAGATCGAGGAGATGCAGAAGGCGTACGGCGGACGCCGCGGCGGCTTCACCATCCGGGGCTGA
- a CDS encoding FAD-dependent oxidoreductase yields the protein MADTRNPAIVVVDDEPDVLRAIARDLRRQYGESYRVIRASSGAEAVDAVQKLTERGDAVALVLSDQRMPDLDGVATLKRVAEIAPAAKRAMLTAYADTDAAIGAINSGRIDYYLLKPWDPPEEKLFPVLDDLLADWRGTWRPGFGGFRLIADRWSSDGHRLRDFLSRNQIPYTFLDVERDESACELASGATLPLVVTPDGAHLENPTNAEVAQASGLSQTAEREFYDLAIIGGGPAGLASAVYGASEGLKTVLIEREAPGGQAGTSSRIENYLGFPSGLSGADLARRGVSQAKRFGVEILAPVSVESIRAEGPYKILSLSTGSEVACHALMLATGVDWRTLPASGADEMAGQGVYYGAAMTEAIGCQDEHVFVVGAGNSAGQAALHFAEYAAQVTILVRGDDLAKSMSQYLVDRIEAHEQIEVCLGHEIEACHGNGHLERITIRDREGGGTTEVETHYVFVFIGATPQTDWLGDFIARDDKGFVRTGPDLTPEDLAHWPLARDPFLLETSVPGVFVAGDVRHESVKRVASAVGEGSVAVAFVHQHLASL from the coding sequence ATGGCCGACACCCGCAACCCCGCCATCGTCGTCGTTGACGACGAGCCCGACGTGCTCCGCGCCATCGCGCGGGACCTCCGCCGCCAGTATGGCGAGAGCTACCGCGTGATCCGCGCCTCCTCGGGCGCCGAGGCTGTGGACGCGGTCCAGAAACTGACGGAGCGCGGCGACGCCGTGGCCCTCGTGCTCAGCGACCAGCGAATGCCCGACCTGGACGGCGTGGCGACGCTGAAAAGGGTCGCCGAGATCGCGCCAGCGGCCAAGCGCGCCATGCTGACGGCCTACGCCGATACCGACGCCGCCATCGGCGCCATCAACAGCGGGCGGATCGATTACTACCTCCTCAAGCCGTGGGACCCGCCAGAGGAGAAGCTCTTCCCCGTCTTGGACGACCTGCTCGCGGACTGGCGCGGCACGTGGCGCCCTGGCTTCGGCGGCTTCCGCCTGATCGCCGACCGCTGGAGCTCGGACGGCCACAGGCTCCGCGACTTCCTCTCGCGCAACCAGATCCCGTACACGTTCCTCGACGTCGAGCGCGACGAAAGCGCCTGCGAGCTGGCCTCTGGCGCCACGCTCCCGCTTGTCGTCACGCCCGACGGCGCGCACTTGGAGAACCCGACCAACGCCGAGGTGGCCCAGGCCTCGGGGCTCAGCCAAACGGCCGAGCGGGAGTTCTACGACCTCGCCATCATCGGCGGCGGCCCGGCGGGGCTGGCGAGCGCGGTCTACGGCGCGAGCGAAGGCCTCAAAACGGTCCTCATCGAGCGCGAGGCGCCGGGCGGGCAGGCCGGCACGTCCAGCCGCATCGAGAACTACCTCGGCTTTCCCTCCGGCCTTTCAGGCGCCGACCTCGCACGGCGCGGCGTGAGCCAGGCCAAGCGCTTCGGCGTCGAGATCCTCGCGCCCGTGAGCGTGGAGTCGATCCGCGCCGAGGGGCCGTACAAGATCCTCTCGCTCAGCACGGGTTCCGAGGTGGCCTGCCACGCGCTCATGCTCGCGACGGGCGTGGATTGGCGCACGCTCCCGGCCTCTGGCGCGGACGAGATGGCCGGCCAGGGCGTCTACTACGGCGCCGCGATGACCGAGGCCATCGGCTGCCAGGACGAGCACGTGTTCGTCGTCGGCGCAGGCAACTCGGCAGGGCAGGCGGCGCTGCACTTCGCGGAGTACGCCGCGCAGGTCACGATCCTCGTCCGCGGCGACGACCTCGCGAAAAGCATGAGCCAGTACCTCGTGGACCGCATCGAGGCGCACGAGCAGATCGAGGTCTGCCTGGGCCACGAGATCGAGGCCTGCCACGGCAACGGCCACCTGGAGCGCATCACGATCCGGGACCGCGAGGGGGGCGGGACGACCGAGGTCGAGACGCATTACGTGTTCGTCTTTATCGGCGCGACGCCCCAGACGGACTGGCTGGGCGACTTCATCGCGCGCGACGACAAGGGGTTTGTCCGCACCGGGCCGGACCTCACGCCAGAGGACCTCGCGCACTGGCCTCTGGCGCGAGACCCGTTCCTGCTGGAAACCAGCGTGCCCGGCGTGTTCGTGGCGGGCGACGTGCGCCACGAGTCGGTCAAGCGCGTCGCCAGCGCCGTCGGCGAGGGCTCCGTCGCGGTCGCGTTCGTGCACCAACACCTGGCGTCGCTGTAG
- a CDS encoding TonB-dependent receptor, with translation MRSLCLVLLLAPCAVWAQVSVTGTVSDSTGLPLPGATVVLMQPADSVLVSFASSRADGAFEVRRVREGAYILKVSFVGYQSATQDIEVGGDALDVGSLVLQEAVDELGKLVVDGERVPIVLRGDTLDYDAAAFGTRQGASVEDLLRQLPGMEVEEDGSVTAQGQKVQRVLVDGKEFFGDDPTVATRNLPADAVERVQVYDKSSDTAEFTGVEDGEEERTINLELKEDRKSGYFGNVGGGLGGVPSSNASGAGLPSASGASGPGMLYDAQASVNRFSPSTQISFIGNVNNINRQSFSVGDYFQFMGGMSMMANGGTFRVGGGGIPVGEDLGDGFSDTASGGINFNREFSPKTSIRTSYFLHNLDKTRQRSIQRQQFFGEDLSSRLEETADGDDGTQIHRLNLFGEHKISDGHDIRLRSSLRYGTNGARTFTEQQTFNTADLLENTSDTDIDTDGSNAGGDAALTYRRKFGRRSLVAELNADLNQTDADADFLATNRFYASGDLLTTEEINQLQSQRGDTFTAGGSLLFTQPLAPKQALQARVEHRETREDQTREVFDILGDVRTLNAAQSSAFERTYLYDKVGVTYVRNTEPVSLSAGLTAQLTRLDGTQRGADQNIDQQYLRLLPEATVSYAFSQSRNVELRYETSTREPSVRELQPVVDITDPLRIYVGNPDLRPAYTHSLNARYLTFDQFTSTNFFGFVRGSYSPTAISTSRTVDAQFRQTSTPINTSGTWSVIGNGSFGTVYKPIKSRVSLSANTLFNRAVEIINGDENASSLFRGTLNATVQNRNKERFDLSIGPKITYNNAAYSLNPQLDRSYVNWGLSAGLGWTPSDAFEISTDFDLDVYGNAVAGGSASTQAVPLWRASAAYTIMQGRGRIELVATDLLDRNLGVTYNNTASYLEEERVSSLGRYVLLRFVYDLAGSGGGPGRPGIRIMG, from the coding sequence ATGCGCTCGCTCTGCCTCGTTCTCCTTCTCGCTCCCTGTGCCGTCTGGGCGCAGGTCTCCGTCACCGGCACCGTCTCGGATTCCACCGGCCTCCCGCTCCCGGGCGCGACGGTCGTGCTGATGCAGCCCGCGGACTCCGTCCTTGTCTCCTTTGCCTCCTCGCGCGCGGATGGCGCTTTCGAGGTCCGGCGCGTGCGCGAGGGGGCCTACATCCTCAAAGTGTCGTTTGTCGGCTACCAGTCGGCCACGCAGGACATCGAGGTCGGCGGCGACGCGCTGGACGTGGGCAGCCTCGTGCTGCAAGAGGCCGTGGACGAACTAGGCAAGCTCGTCGTAGACGGGGAGCGCGTGCCCATCGTGCTGCGAGGCGACACGCTGGACTACGACGCCGCGGCCTTTGGCACGCGGCAGGGCGCGAGCGTGGAAGACCTCTTGCGGCAACTCCCCGGCATGGAGGTCGAGGAGGACGGCTCCGTGACCGCGCAGGGCCAGAAGGTCCAGAGGGTGCTCGTGGACGGCAAGGAGTTCTTCGGCGACGATCCCACCGTCGCCACCCGCAACCTCCCCGCCGACGCCGTCGAGCGCGTGCAGGTCTACGACAAGTCCTCCGACACCGCCGAGTTCACCGGCGTGGAAGACGGCGAGGAAGAGCGCACCATCAACCTCGAACTCAAGGAAGACCGCAAAAGCGGCTACTTCGGCAACGTCGGCGGCGGGCTGGGCGGCGTGCCCTCCAGCAACGCCAGCGGCGCCGGGCTCCCCTCAGCCTCCGGCGCCAGCGGCCCCGGGATGCTGTACGACGCGCAGGCCTCCGTCAACCGCTTCAGCCCGTCCACGCAGATCTCGTTTATCGGCAACGTCAACAACATCAACCGGCAGAGCTTCTCCGTCGGCGACTACTTCCAGTTCATGGGCGGCATGAGCATGATGGCCAACGGCGGCACATTCCGCGTCGGCGGCGGCGGCATCCCCGTGGGCGAGGACCTGGGCGACGGCTTCTCGGACACGGCCTCTGGCGGGATCAACTTCAACCGCGAGTTCAGCCCGAAGACCTCGATCCGCACGAGCTACTTCCTGCACAACCTGGACAAGACGCGCCAGAGGTCGATCCAGCGCCAGCAGTTCTTCGGCGAGGACCTCTCCTCGCGCCTGGAGGAAACCGCCGACGGCGACGACGGCACTCAGATCCACCGCCTCAACCTCTTCGGCGAGCACAAGATCAGCGACGGGCACGACATCCGCCTCCGCTCCTCGCTCCGCTACGGCACCAACGGCGCCCGCACGTTTACCGAGCAGCAAACCTTCAACACCGCCGACCTCCTCGAAAACACCAGCGACACCGACATCGACACCGACGGCTCCAACGCCGGAGGCGACGCGGCGCTCACGTACCGCCGCAAGTTCGGCCGCCGCAGCCTCGTCGCCGAGCTCAACGCCGACCTCAACCAGACCGACGCCGACGCGGATTTCCTCGCGACCAACCGGTTCTACGCCAGCGGCGACCTCCTCACGACCGAGGAGATCAACCAGTTGCAGTCCCAACGCGGCGACACGTTCACGGCCGGCGGCTCCTTGCTGTTCACCCAGCCTCTGGCGCCGAAGCAGGCGCTCCAGGCGCGAGTCGAGCATCGCGAGACGCGAGAGGACCAGACGCGCGAGGTGTTCGACATCCTGGGCGATGTGCGAACGCTCAACGCCGCTCAGAGCTCGGCCTTTGAGCGGACCTACCTCTACGACAAGGTCGGCGTGACCTACGTGCGCAATACGGAGCCCGTGAGCCTTTCCGCAGGCCTGACAGCGCAGCTCACGCGCCTGGACGGCACCCAGCGCGGCGCGGACCAGAACATCGACCAGCAGTACCTCCGCCTGTTGCCCGAGGCGACCGTCAGCTACGCCTTCTCGCAGAGCCGGAACGTCGAGCTCCGCTACGAGACCTCGACGCGCGAGCCCAGCGTGCGCGAGTTGCAGCCCGTCGTGGACATCACGGACCCGCTGCGGATCTACGTCGGCAACCCGGACCTCCGGCCCGCTTACACACACAGTCTCAACGCGCGCTACCTCACCTTCGACCAGTTCACCTCCACCAACTTCTTCGGCTTCGTCCGCGGCTCCTACAGCCCGACGGCGATTTCCACCTCGCGGACGGTGGACGCGCAGTTCCGCCAGACCTCCACGCCCATCAACACGTCGGGGACGTGGAGCGTGATCGGCAACGGCTCGTTCGGGACGGTCTACAAGCCCATCAAAAGCCGCGTCAGCCTCTCCGCCAACACGCTGTTCAACCGGGCCGTCGAGATCATCAACGGCGACGAAAACGCCTCCAGCCTCTTCCGCGGCACGCTCAACGCGACCGTGCAGAACCGCAACAAGGAGCGCTTCGACCTCTCGATCGGTCCGAAGATCACGTACAACAACGCGGCGTACTCCCTCAACCCGCAGCTCGACCGCAGCTACGTCAACTGGGGCCTCTCCGCCGGCCTAGGCTGGACGCCCAGCGACGCGTTCGAGATCAGCACCGACTTCGACCTCGACGTGTACGGCAACGCCGTCGCGGGCGGCAGCGCGAGCACCCAGGCCGTTCCCCTCTGGCGCGCCTCCGCCGCCTACACCATCATGCAAGGCCGCGGCCGCATCGAGCTGGTGGCGACGGACCTCCTGGACCGCAACCTCGGCGTGACGTACAACAACACGGCCTCGTACCTGGAGGAGGAGCGCGTGAGCTCGCTCGGCCGCTACGTGCTGCTCCGCTTCGTGTACGACCTCGCGGGATCGGGCGGCGGCCCTGGCCGCCCCGGCATCCGCATCATGGGCTGA